In uncultured Cohaesibacter sp., a genomic segment contains:
- a CDS encoding DUF4347 domain-containing protein, producing MKQRGKLLYPLEPRIVYDGALAGDLHVSQIDLPADHGAVHVGDAQNNGPIAVEHHLNGGEKLPLQEVAREKQVREGVRDSEREKLAERGHVAKDASQGMPRSVVFVQDNIAQYHRLTESLGRDVDVVLLDSHSDGLRQMATWAARHVGYQAAYIISHGSDGVVDMGSVKLSGQNVGRYARELATIGRSLQPGGDLVLYGCDVAASAKGQMFLSNLSILTGADIAASTDLTGSAEQGGDWTLEWTKGQVEAKSILDGTTAFEGVLDITQIDISSYFNADVVYDTSSGTDEIASFDATGRAFVTQSWAEYKYSSDPDGMADDGIYEANEYHPYVEIAATNDNTGNNAWVLENGETGSYSFDVEDGNYSSLHLFLSAGGVSPSTSSSFSVTLVYSDGTTTTSDEMTVQDWYGEVSQSEDVYYLINGMDRMESKTKYSNANDPAIFGFKIDVDQSKTLVSITINITENDAGYVAFFGATAVSESGTDLDDVTTSEGTTWTVIDESNTNLEMYEDTTATVSGITIVDGEGLSLTTTLSVDLGTIDVVDGSGATVTGDGTGTVTISGTQDQINAAIASISYTPEADGEGDDYTAITMTTTDGYSTDVIEISVDVIPVNDDPVAVDDADSVYESGVVSGSELYGNVLVNDKDVDANDTKTVTAVAGGDVGETVEGTYGSLIINSHGSYSYVVDDDNSTVDALSDGETLVETFSYTMADSTGATSTATLTITIYGSNDAPDAVNDVATIEVGGDADKTSTGNVLENDSDVEGSSLTVSAIDGGSLGSDVSGSYGTLVLNADGSYSYEIDSDNASVIALSGSDTLTETFTYTVSDEEGATSTATLTVTIEAHSDTPTVVDDAAEVTEAGQNAGTQATGNVLSNDSASDSDNTLAVTAIDGGTVDGETSGSYGTLILNSDGSYSYVVDNSNATVDALNDGETLTESFTYTVTESNGTTATATLVITINGQNDAPDSVNDNLTISWSGSSEQQSDIAYNFADAESGSELDYALASDTPSWLSISPDGVLEGTIPDGSSGTVTVTIYVTDEDGATLSYQLTLNYANKTTVTTNDPDPTPDGGGTGTEPDDPYEPEDYTEPETILDGGDGDGGDAGDGDTGDGDGGNGVSSSAPMRTTQSDDGSDGDGSGSGDGDALSDGSSVRASQFEVKIIERAAGNSELVVNEIIEDQTFDADSDIVIHISHDAFAHTDENAIVTLSLQMQDGSQVPSWLAFDPQTGTIHGTPPKGFHGDLLLKVTAKDDNGYEVSQSFHLIIGDGAFIRSPDQQGSTDGDGSLSDALAQAQPGLFEQMQGLSGRSHLSEAEQLQQALNETNVI from the coding sequence ATGAAACAACGTGGGAAATTGCTTTATCCGTTGGAGCCGCGCATTGTCTATGATGGCGCCCTTGCCGGAGACTTGCATGTTTCACAGATTGATCTGCCAGCGGATCATGGTGCTGTCCATGTTGGAGATGCCCAGAACAACGGTCCGATTGCCGTAGAGCATCATCTGAACGGTGGTGAGAAGCTGCCACTTCAGGAAGTCGCTCGTGAAAAACAGGTGCGCGAAGGTGTGCGCGACAGCGAGCGTGAGAAGCTGGCTGAACGTGGCCATGTTGCAAAAGATGCGTCCCAGGGGATGCCGCGCTCGGTTGTGTTTGTTCAGGATAATATCGCTCAATATCATCGCCTCACCGAGAGCCTTGGGCGCGATGTTGATGTGGTCCTGCTGGATTCCCATTCCGATGGTTTGCGACAGATGGCAACCTGGGCGGCAAGGCATGTCGGTTATCAGGCCGCCTATATCATTTCGCACGGTTCCGATGGTGTCGTTGATATGGGCTCGGTCAAACTGTCCGGCCAGAATGTCGGTCGATATGCACGGGAATTGGCCACCATTGGGCGCTCCTTGCAGCCCGGTGGCGATCTGGTGCTCTATGGCTGTGATGTTGCCGCTTCGGCCAAAGGGCAGATGTTCCTGTCCAATCTCTCCATATTGACGGGGGCGGATATCGCCGCCTCAACCGATCTGACCGGTTCTGCCGAACAGGGCGGTGACTGGACGCTGGAATGGACGAAGGGGCAGGTCGAGGCCAAGTCCATTCTAGACGGAACGACCGCCTTTGAGGGGGTGCTCGATATCACCCAGATCGACATTTCAAGCTATTTCAACGCCGACGTCGTTTACGATACCTCGTCAGGCACCGATGAAATCGCCTCCTTCGATGCGACAGGGCGCGCTTTTGTCACCCAGTCATGGGCAGAATATAAATATTCATCCGATCCGGATGGCATGGCTGATGATGGTATCTATGAGGCCAACGAATATCATCCCTATGTCGAGATCGCGGCGACAAACGACAATACCGGAAACAATGCCTGGGTTCTGGAGAATGGTGAAACCGGCTCCTACAGCTTCGATGTGGAAGACGGTAACTATTCCAGCCTGCACTTGTTCCTAAGTGCTGGTGGCGTGAGCCCGTCTACCAGTTCCAGCTTCTCGGTAACGCTGGTTTATAGCGACGGTACGACAACGACTTCCGACGAGATGACGGTGCAGGACTGGTATGGCGAGGTCTCGCAGAGCGAGGATGTCTATTACCTGATCAATGGCATGGACCGGATGGAGTCCAAGACCAAATATTCCAACGCCAATGACCCGGCCATCTTCGGCTTTAAGATCGATGTCGATCAGTCCAAGACGCTGGTCAGCATCACCATCAACATCACCGAGAATGACGCAGGCTATGTCGCTTTCTTCGGCGCGACTGCGGTGTCTGAATCCGGCACAGATCTGGACGATGTGACCACCTCCGAGGGAACGACTTGGACTGTGATCGATGAGTCCAACACCAATCTCGAGATGTATGAAGATACCACCGCCACGGTGTCCGGCATCACCATCGTCGATGGTGAAGGCCTGTCACTGACGACGACCCTCAGCGTTGATCTCGGTACCATTGATGTCGTTGACGGATCCGGAGCTACGGTAACGGGCGATGGAACCGGAACGGTCACCATCAGCGGCACGCAGGATCAGATCAACGCTGCAATCGCCAGCATTTCCTATACCCCTGAGGCCGATGGGGAAGGGGACGACTATACCGCCATCACCATGACGACCACGGACGGCTACAGCACGGATGTGATCGAAATCAGTGTTGATGTGATCCCTGTCAATGATGACCCGGTCGCCGTTGATGATGCGGATAGCGTCTATGAAAGCGGTGTTGTCAGTGGCTCCGAACTCTATGGCAATGTTCTGGTCAATGATAAGGATGTGGATGCCAACGACACCAAGACGGTCACGGCTGTTGCCGGAGGGGATGTCGGTGAAACTGTTGAAGGCACCTATGGCAGTCTGATCATCAATAGTCACGGCTCCTACAGCTATGTAGTCGACGACGACAACAGCACCGTAGATGCATTGAGTGATGGTGAGACACTGGTTGAAACCTTCAGCTATACCATGGCGGATTCCACCGGTGCGACGTCAACCGCAACCTTGACCATCACCATCTATGGCAGCAATGACGCGCCGGATGCAGTCAATGATGTGGCCACAATCGAGGTTGGAGGTGACGCCGACAAGACCTCGACAGGCAACGTGCTGGAGAATGACAGCGATGTAGAGGGCAGCAGCCTGACGGTGAGTGCGATCGACGGGGGAAGCCTTGGCTCGGATGTCAGCGGAAGCTATGGCACGCTGGTGCTCAATGCCGATGGCAGCTACAGCTACGAGATCGACAGTGACAATGCCAGTGTTATCGCGCTTTCGGGCAGTGATACCCTCACTGAAACCTTCACCTATACAGTGTCGGACGAGGAAGGGGCGACATCGACGGCCACATTGACTGTGACCATCGAGGCGCATAGCGATACGCCAACTGTCGTCGATGACGCTGCGGAAGTGACTGAAGCAGGACAGAATGCCGGCACGCAGGCAACAGGCAATGTGCTCAGTAATGACAGTGCCAGCGATAGCGACAACACGCTTGCCGTAACAGCCATTGATGGCGGTACGGTCGATGGCGAGACATCGGGAAGCTATGGCACCCTGATCCTCAATTCTGACGGCAGTTACAGCTATGTCGTCGATAACAGCAACGCCACGGTTGATGCGCTGAATGATGGGGAAACCCTGACCGAGAGTTTCACCTACACGGTGACTGAAAGCAACGGCACCACCGCCACAGCAACGCTGGTGATCACCATCAATGGCCAGAATGATGCTCCTGACAGCGTCAATGACAATCTGACTATTTCTTGGTCCGGCAGCAGCGAGCAGCAGTCCGATATTGCCTATAACTTCGCGGATGCGGAAAGCGGCAGCGAACTGGATTATGCACTCGCCAGTGATACTCCGTCATGGCTTTCCATATCGCCAGATGGGGTGCTGGAAGGGACAATCCCTGACGGCTCAAGCGGGACGGTTACGGTGACCATTTATGTGACCGACGAAGACGGAGCCACGCTCAGCTACCAGCTGACCCTGAATTACGCAAACAAAACCACAGTAACCACGAACGATCCTGACCCGACCCCGGACGGTGGTGGAACCGGCACTGAGCCTGATGATCCCTATGAGCCGGAAGACTATACCGAGCCTGAAACCATTCTCGATGGTGGCGATGGCGACGGCGGAGATGCCGGTGATGGAGACACAGGCGATGGTGACGGGGGCAATGGCGTTTCGAGCAGTGCTCCGATGCGTACAACCCAGTCCGATGATGGTTCTGATGGTGACGGATCAGGCAGCGGTGATGGCGACGCCTTGAGCGATGGTTCAAGCGTCAGGGCATCCCAGTTCGAGGTCAAAATCATTGAACGAGCCGCAGGCAACAGTGAACTTGTGGTCAACGAGATTATCGAGGATCAGACATTCGATGCGGATTCCGACATCGTGATCCACATCTCCCACGATGCATTCGCACATACCGATGAGAATGCCATCGTCACACTGAGCTTGCAGATGCAGGACGGCTCGCAAGTGCCATCCTGGCTGGCGTTCGACCCTCAGACTGGAACCATCCATGGCACACCGCCAAAGGGTTTCCATGGTGATCTGCTGCTCAAGGTCACGGCCAAGGACGATAATGGCTATGAAGTCTCCCAGTCTTTCCATTTGATTATCGGTGACGGGGCATTCATCCGCTCTCCGGATCAGCAGGGCTCCACTGATGGCGATGGCTCTCTTTCGGATGCGCTCGCACAGGCACAGCCGGGGCTCTTTGAACAAATGCAGGGTCTGAGCGGACGCAGTCACCTCTCCGAGGCAGAACAACTTCAGCAAGCGCTGAACGAGACAAACGTAATTTGA